The following coding sequences lie in one Polynucleobacter asymbioticus genomic window:
- a CDS encoding pseudouridine synthase encodes MKVNAEGVSSSMVFLPAGQDHACLLDFFITTFPHVDQGEWEARFAEGLIFNQEGEALAADAAYIPNIHLLYFRRLAREPEIPFDETVLFQDEYILVADKPHFLPVTPSGLYLHQTLLNRLKKKTGIQNLSPMHRIDRDTAGLVIFSVNPNQRAQYQNLFRDRAVKKVYEAIAPYSEDLINQLPMTYQSRLEESEHFLQMEEVEGEPNADTLIELLEVSKPWAKYRLTPGSGKKHQLRCHLNSLGIPIRHDQIYPILTPYQEYDLDFSKPLQLLAKEIHFKDPITGQERSFASPRVLA; translated from the coding sequence GATCATGCCTGTCTGTTGGATTTCTTTATCACCACCTTCCCGCATGTTGATCAGGGTGAGTGGGAAGCGCGTTTTGCAGAAGGTCTGATATTTAATCAAGAGGGTGAGGCACTTGCTGCGGATGCTGCCTATATTCCTAATATCCACTTGCTGTATTTCAGGCGCTTGGCTAGAGAACCGGAAATACCTTTTGATGAAACAGTTCTATTTCAGGATGAATATATTCTGGTGGCAGATAAACCCCATTTTTTACCGGTAACACCTAGTGGTCTTTATTTGCATCAAACGCTATTAAATCGCCTAAAGAAAAAAACGGGTATTCAAAATCTGAGTCCGATGCATCGGATTGATCGCGATACGGCAGGCCTAGTGATCTTCTCTGTGAATCCAAATCAAAGAGCTCAATATCAAAACTTGTTTAGGGATCGCGCAGTCAAAAAAGTCTATGAGGCGATTGCGCCATACTCTGAAGACCTCATCAATCAATTGCCGATGACTTATCAAAGCAGGCTGGAGGAATCTGAGCATTTCCTGCAGATGGAGGAAGTAGAGGGCGAGCCCAATGCTGATACCTTGATTGAATTACTTGAAGTAAGCAAGCCCTGGGCGAAGTACCGCCTAACTCCGGGTAGCGGCAAGAAGCACCAATTGCGTTGTCATCTTAATAGCCTGGGTATTCCTATTCGGCATGATCAAATCTACCCAATCCTGACCCCCTATCAAGAGTATGATTTGGACTTTTCCAAACCCTTGCAACTCTTAGCAAAAGAGATTCATTTCAAAGACCCGATAACAGGGCAAGAAAGATCCTTTGCTAGCCCAAGAGTGCTTGCTTGA
- the dusA gene encoding tRNA dihydrouridine(20/20a) synthase DusA: MTVKPAKRLAVAPMMEWTDRHCRSFHRSLTKDAVLYTEMVTTGALIHGDVPRHLDYSQEQHPVVLQLGGSEPSDLAKAAELARQWGYDEIDLNCGCPSERVQRGAFGACLMAEPQLVADCVKAMKAAVDTPITVKHRLGLDSMDAANSEADYQFALNFILAVADAGASQVTIHARNAVLKGLSPKENRSKPPLRYEVAAKLRLDAQKQFPSLKVLLNGGLESNEQIAGHWDDFDGFMVGRAAYHFPAMLLGWDDMIKTHGDAAGYLFSETEWHRIQIALVKQVQAWFDECRAKEKPFYIGAFTRHILGLAHGRAGSRYWRQRLSDHHALAKVQSKAAIVDFFIDASLTLGDWAAFEFEGA, translated from the coding sequence ATGACTGTAAAGCCTGCTAAACGACTAGCCGTTGCCCCAATGATGGAGTGGACCGACCGTCATTGTCGTTCTTTTCATCGTTCTCTGACTAAAGATGCTGTGCTCTATACCGAGATGGTTACTACTGGTGCACTCATTCATGGGGATGTGCCGCGTCATTTGGATTATTCGCAAGAGCAGCATCCGGTTGTTCTTCAGTTGGGTGGATCGGAGCCATCAGATTTGGCTAAAGCTGCAGAGTTGGCTCGGCAGTGGGGCTATGACGAGATTGATCTCAACTGCGGTTGTCCTTCTGAGCGCGTTCAGCGCGGCGCCTTTGGTGCTTGCTTAATGGCTGAGCCACAACTCGTTGCCGATTGCGTCAAAGCAATGAAGGCGGCTGTAGATACTCCGATCACTGTAAAGCATCGTCTTGGTTTAGATTCTATGGACGCCGCGAATTCTGAAGCAGATTATCAATTTGCTCTGAACTTTATTCTTGCCGTAGCGGATGCTGGTGCGAGCCAGGTAACTATCCACGCTCGCAATGCTGTGCTCAAAGGTTTATCCCCAAAAGAAAATCGTAGTAAACCACCATTACGTTATGAGGTTGCTGCAAAGCTTCGCCTGGATGCGCAAAAGCAATTTCCGAGCCTGAAGGTATTGCTCAATGGCGGACTAGAAAGCAATGAACAAATTGCTGGTCACTGGGATGACTTTGATGGCTTTATGGTGGGCAGAGCGGCCTATCATTTCCCTGCAATGTTGCTGGGTTGGGATGACATGATCAAGACTCATGGTGACGCTGCTGGCTATCTTTTTAGTGAGACGGAATGGCACCGTATTCAGATTGCGTTAGTGAAACAAGTCCAAGCCTGGTTTGATGAATGTCGCGCTAAAGAGAAGCCTTTTTATATCGGTGCCTTTACCCGTCATATTTTGGGCTTAGCTCATGGCAGGGCGGGTTCGCGTTACTGGCGCCAGCGCCTTTCTGACCACCATGCCTTGGCTAAAGTCCAAAGTAAGGCCGCTATTGTGGACTTCTTTATCGATGCCAGTCTGACCCTGGGGGATTGGGCTGCTTTTGAGTTTGAAGGAGCCTAA
- a CDS encoding formylglycine-generating enzyme family protein has product MKKFDILPILFGVLLSVIALYFMLRPSTATSAPVSTIPTIKVGNVSWDQTEMTIADVKTFADATGFVSQAEKNGGGLSYESGFVKKPGWTWKTPYGVAAKASEPAVHLNQSEAASVCRFHGKRLPTEAEWTTAAFLEQRQTPPAGYTKGQRYPFPGGATPEVSHCLSGCGEYKGVAPVGALNRGTGHVPAGTTKPGVNGLLDMGGNVWEWTATERNGGFITRGASWWYGPERQKESDVESKPADIGVVYIGFRCVS; this is encoded by the coding sequence ATGAAAAAATTCGACATTCTTCCAATTCTGTTTGGTGTGCTGCTCTCTGTCATCGCGCTGTATTTCATGTTGCGACCATCTACTGCAACTAGTGCACCTGTCTCAACTATTCCCACTATAAAAGTAGGCAATGTTTCTTGGGATCAAACTGAGATGACGATTGCTGATGTCAAAACCTTTGCTGATGCGACTGGGTTCGTCAGTCAGGCCGAGAAAAATGGTGGTGGGCTTTCTTATGAATCTGGCTTTGTCAAAAAACCAGGTTGGACTTGGAAAACCCCCTATGGCGTTGCTGCCAAAGCGAGTGAGCCTGCAGTCCATCTCAATCAATCTGAAGCTGCCTCTGTTTGCCGTTTTCATGGCAAGCGTTTACCCACTGAAGCGGAGTGGACCACCGCAGCTTTTCTTGAGCAAAGACAGACTCCTCCAGCGGGCTATACCAAGGGTCAGCGATATCCCTTTCCTGGTGGCGCCACTCCAGAAGTTTCTCATTGCCTAAGTGGCTGTGGTGAATACAAAGGTGTAGCACCAGTAGGCGCATTAAACCGGGGTACTGGTCATGTGCCTGCAGGCACGACCAAGCCAGGCGTCAATGGTTTATTGGACATGGGTGGCAATGTTTGGGAGTGGACCGCAACTGAGCGCAATGGCGGATTCATTACTCGTGGGGCTTCCTGGTGGTATGGACCAGAGCGGCAAAAGGAGTCAGATGTGGAGTCTAAGCCTGCTGATATTGGCGTGGTTTATATCGGCTTTCGCTGCGTTAGTTAA
- a CDS encoding ATP-dependent DNA helicase, whose protein sequence is MTNPVVDPSAIEITPEYQDVIDAIERHDPYIFVSGKAGTGKTTLIGYLREHIHGNVVVVAPTGVAALQVKGVTIHSFFRLPPRLIFPEEDIKPLKDKRLYKDIRLLIIDEISMVRADVVDAIDLFLRANGPHKSQPFGGIQVMFVGDLFQLPPVVSQADMQVLSERGYEGPYFFCANALHRKDVTMVELSKIFRQKDAHFAGLLNQIRINQDIDEALDTLNAVCYETKKEIDEQTITLTTTNARADQINGAGLRALTTDAKVYTGNSTGKFNVDDRNLPSPNQLTLKVGAKVMFTATDSNFPKRWVNGTIGVVRELLPNTVKVMVQNGPYSNTVEVKGHQWESYRYDHDMMSGKISPNIIGTFVQIPLMLAWAVTIHKSQGKTLDKIKVDLSSGAFASGQVYVALSRCTSIEGITLEQPIQPKDVSCDQEVKRFYLNCLPA, encoded by the coding sequence ATGACCAATCCTGTAGTTGACCCATCCGCTATTGAAATTACCCCTGAATACCAGGATGTAATCGATGCCATCGAGCGTCACGACCCGTATATTTTTGTTAGCGGTAAAGCGGGTACGGGCAAGACAACCTTAATTGGCTATCTGCGTGAGCATATTCATGGCAACGTAGTGGTGGTTGCACCAACTGGCGTTGCTGCATTGCAGGTGAAGGGTGTCACGATTCACTCATTCTTTCGGCTGCCGCCTCGCTTGATCTTTCCGGAAGAGGATATCAAGCCTTTAAAAGATAAGCGCCTCTATAAAGATATTCGCCTACTCATCATTGATGAGATCTCCATGGTGCGAGCAGATGTAGTGGATGCGATAGATTTATTTCTGCGCGCTAACGGCCCACATAAGAGCCAACCCTTTGGCGGCATTCAGGTGATGTTTGTAGGGGACTTATTTCAGTTGCCGCCAGTTGTATCTCAAGCGGATATGCAAGTACTATCTGAGCGCGGTTATGAAGGGCCTTACTTCTTTTGCGCTAATGCGCTGCATCGTAAAGATGTGACGATGGTGGAGTTATCCAAGATCTTCCGTCAGAAGGATGCGCACTTTGCAGGACTGCTCAATCAAATTCGCATTAATCAAGATATTGATGAAGCGCTTGATACCCTCAATGCAGTTTGTTATGAAACTAAAAAAGAGATCGATGAACAAACAATTACTTTGACTACGACCAATGCACGCGCCGATCAAATCAATGGCGCAGGTCTGCGAGCATTAACAACCGATGCCAAGGTCTATACCGGTAATAGTACGGGTAAGTTCAATGTAGATGATCGCAATCTGCCATCGCCTAATCAGCTCACTCTCAAGGTGGGTGCAAAGGTCATGTTTACGGCAACCGATAGTAACTTTCCTAAGCGCTGGGTCAATGGCACGATCGGGGTGGTTCGTGAGTTGTTACCCAACACCGTGAAGGTCATGGTACAAAACGGGCCTTACTCTAATACAGTAGAAGTCAAAGGGCATCAGTGGGAGTCGTATCGCTATGATCACGACATGATGTCTGGAAAGATTTCACCAAACATCATTGGTACCTTTGTGCAGATCCCGCTAATGCTAGCTTGGGCTGTCACTATTCATAAGAGTCAAGGCAAGACCCTCGATAAGATCAAGGTCGACTTATCTTCTGGTGCATTTGCATCGGGACAGGTATATGTCGCACTAAGCCGTTGCACCTCGATTGAGGGCATTACCCTAGAGCAACCCATACAGCCCAAAGATGTAAGCTGTGATCAAGAGGTGAAACGCTTTTATCTTAATTGCTTACCAGCTTAA
- a CDS encoding gamma-glutamyltransferase family protein has product MLISPPFGGGRAPVLAKNAVASSQPLATQAGIEALQNGGNAVDAALATAITLTVVEPTMNGLGGDGFALIWDGKKLHGMNASGRAPAAWTPDYFSGKAAMDLIGWNTVTVPGMVSGWIELSRKFGKLPFAQLFQRAIDYAENGFPVSPVIARQWREAIPILKNQPGFSESFLIEGKSPAAGQIWRYPAQAKTLREIAETEGESFYTGKLAQSMVDFAQSTGGCFTMADFAANKTDWVEPLAFDYGDYTLHEIPPNGSGIVAQMALGILQAANVKQYPANSAQRIHLQVEAMRIAFADAYAHVSDASTMKVPTSALLDRDYLASRAALINHNQAGTYGAGDPHAGGTVYLCAADESGMMISYIQSNFKGFGSGVVAPGGIAFHNRGMSFSLVDGHPNQVAPGKRPFHTIIPAFLIKGSQPAMAFGVMGGNMQPQGHLQFVMRFVDEYLNPQACSDAPRWRIDDVGKLTVEASMPTAVVEGLKAMGHELTVMPANSLDFGSAQAIALLSETTNEAYIAGSDHRRDGLAAGF; this is encoded by the coding sequence ATGTTGATATCACCCCCTTTTGGTGGCGGCCGCGCCCCAGTCTTAGCTAAGAATGCTGTTGCAAGCTCTCAGCCATTAGCAACACAAGCCGGTATCGAGGCTTTACAAAACGGGGGTAATGCTGTCGATGCAGCTCTCGCTACAGCAATCACACTGACTGTGGTTGAGCCCACCATGAATGGTTTAGGTGGTGATGGCTTTGCATTAATTTGGGATGGTAAAAAGCTGCATGGCATGAATGCCTCCGGTCGCGCTCCAGCAGCCTGGACGCCAGACTACTTTTCTGGCAAAGCGGCCATGGATTTGATTGGCTGGAATACCGTAACAGTCCCAGGCATGGTTTCGGGATGGATTGAGTTATCTCGCAAATTTGGCAAATTGCCTTTTGCGCAACTCTTTCAGCGTGCAATTGACTATGCCGAGAATGGCTTTCCTGTTTCGCCAGTGATTGCGCGCCAATGGCGTGAAGCGATTCCGATTCTCAAAAATCAACCTGGCTTTAGTGAGTCATTCTTAATTGAAGGCAAGTCTCCTGCGGCTGGTCAAATCTGGCGTTACCCTGCTCAAGCGAAAACACTTCGCGAGATTGCTGAAACTGAAGGTGAATCTTTTTACACTGGCAAGCTAGCTCAAAGCATGGTCGACTTTGCCCAAAGCACTGGCGGCTGTTTTACGATGGCAGACTTCGCCGCCAATAAAACCGATTGGGTAGAGCCATTGGCTTTTGACTATGGCGACTACACCCTGCATGAGATTCCACCAAATGGTTCAGGCATCGTTGCGCAGATGGCGCTTGGTATTTTGCAAGCGGCAAATGTGAAGCAATATCCAGCAAACTCTGCACAGCGTATTCATCTACAAGTAGAAGCGATGCGGATTGCTTTTGCTGATGCTTACGCACACGTGTCTGACGCCAGTACGATGAAGGTACCAACCAGCGCCCTACTAGATAGAGACTATTTGGCCAGCCGTGCTGCACTCATTAATCACAATCAAGCAGGTACTTATGGCGCCGGAGATCCTCATGCTGGTGGCACCGTTTACCTGTGCGCCGCTGATGAATCCGGCATGATGATTTCTTATATTCAGTCGAACTTCAAAGGCTTTGGTTCTGGAGTGGTTGCTCCTGGCGGCATTGCTTTCCATAACCGCGGTATGAGTTTTAGTTTGGTCGATGGCCATCCCAATCAAGTAGCGCCGGGCAAGCGCCCTTTCCATACGATCATTCCAGCATTCCTGATCAAAGGTAGTCAGCCAGCAATGGCATTTGGCGTGATGGGTGGCAATATGCAGCCACAAGGACATCTTCAGTTTGTGATGCGCTTTGTTGATGAATATCTCAACCCCCAAGCCTGCTCAGATGCACCGCGCTGGAGAATTGATGATGTGGGCAAACTGACTGTTGAAGCCTCTATGCCAACTGCAGTAGTCGAGGGACTAAAGGCAATGGGGCATGAGCTGACTGTGATGCCAGCCAATAGTTTGGACTTTGGAAGTGCTCAAGCGATTGCCCTATTGAGTGAAACAACGAATGAAGCCTATATTGCTGGTAGTGATCATCGCCGCGATGGCTTAGCTGCCGGCTTCTAA
- a CDS encoding Bug family tripartite tricarboxylate transporter substrate binding protein: MNTLRCLSKTLLGLLLLSGLSGQVMSAPDTDWPKKPIVAILSFPAGGSTDVFARAVAAPLGEALGQSIVIENKPGAGGMIGLGAAAKAAPDGYTIHISAMTNQSISQALFKNPPADLTKDFAPVALIGTIPHLIVINPTVPAKNLTELIAFIKSKKGDFNYASQGNGSLSHLESTMFMQRIGATGTHIPYKGSSFALPDLIAGNTLMMFDSVTASLPHIQSGKLRPIAIAAAERSPLMPNVPTLGQDGMKQFDVENFYAIYVPKGTSPAIIAKMEREIRKILTNPDFKARLATQGIHPQFANSEQLAVITQSEQEKWAKVVKAANIKID, encoded by the coding sequence ATGAATACTTTACGTTGCCTCTCCAAAACACTCCTCGGACTCTTGCTACTCAGCGGCTTATCTGGACAAGTCATGTCAGCACCAGATACGGATTGGCCTAAAAAACCGATTGTTGCCATCCTGTCATTCCCTGCAGGCGGCTCGACTGACGTGTTTGCACGTGCAGTAGCAGCCCCACTTGGTGAGGCGCTTGGGCAGTCTATCGTGATTGAAAATAAACCCGGTGCTGGCGGCATGATTGGTTTGGGCGCTGCTGCAAAAGCTGCTCCAGATGGCTATACGATCCATATTAGTGCGATGACTAATCAGTCTATTTCACAGGCACTCTTTAAAAATCCTCCAGCAGACCTGACAAAGGATTTTGCGCCTGTTGCCCTGATCGGCACCATTCCACACCTGATTGTGATTAACCCCACAGTCCCCGCTAAGAACTTAACAGAGCTCATTGCCTTTATTAAATCTAAAAAGGGTGACTTTAATTACGCCTCCCAAGGTAACGGTAGTCTCTCTCACCTTGAGTCCACCATGTTTATGCAACGTATTGGCGCTACCGGCACACACATCCCATACAAGGGTAGCTCTTTTGCGTTACCAGATTTAATTGCTGGCAATACACTTATGATGTTTGATAGCGTGACAGCATCCTTGCCGCATATTCAGAGTGGTAAGTTACGCCCTATTGCTATTGCCGCTGCAGAACGCTCACCACTCATGCCTAATGTACCTACATTGGGCCAAGACGGCATGAAGCAATTTGATGTTGAAAACTTTTACGCGATCTATGTTCCCAAAGGTACTTCACCAGCCATCATTGCAAAAATGGAAAGAGAAATCCGTAAGATTCTCACGAACCCTGACTTCAAGGCGCGTCTTGCTACCCAAGGTATTCACCCACAATTTGCGAACTCAGAGCAATTGGCTGTGATCACCCAAAGTGAGCAGGAAAAGTGGGCCAAAGTAGTTAAAGCAGCAAACATTAAAATCGATTAA
- a CDS encoding aminotransferase class III-fold pyridoxal phosphate-dependent enzyme, whose amino-acid sequence MTVAANTPSAIDMSAYWLPYTPNRYFHQNPKVMQSAKGAYYFDDHGRKLFDGLSGLWCSPLGHADPRIGAAIQKQYETMDYCPAFQMASEATFTLASRIVDMAPAGLDKVFFTNSGSEAVDTALKMAVAYHRCMGNASRFRMIGRERAYHGVGIGGISVGGIVANRKAFANMMMNGVDHLPHTFNLSQMAFSKGQPTWGAHLADELENIVTLHDANTIAAVILEPVQGSTGVLVPPQGYLQKIRDICTKHGILLIFDEVITGFGRLGANFGADRFGVTPDMITFAKAITNGVIPMGGVLVRGDIYDAIMSQGGQEQAIEFFHGYTYSGHPIPTAAAHAVLDIFESDDLVNRAKALEPVLENSLHALKGKTGLLDIRNFGLSGAVDLVPIAGKPGLRAMKTLEACIQRGALVRITNDTIAVGPPFISTPAEVEFLVSVLSDAIDDAMKIA is encoded by the coding sequence ATGACAGTAGCTGCAAACACTCCTAGCGCGATTGATATGTCCGCCTATTGGCTGCCATACACACCGAATCGCTACTTTCATCAAAATCCAAAAGTGATGCAGTCGGCTAAAGGAGCTTACTACTTTGATGACCATGGTCGAAAATTATTTGACGGTCTTTCAGGTCTGTGGTGCTCTCCATTGGGGCATGCCGATCCACGTATTGGTGCAGCGATTCAAAAGCAGTACGAAACCATGGATTACTGCCCTGCATTTCAGATGGCAAGTGAGGCTACCTTTACCCTAGCCAGTCGCATTGTTGACATGGCACCAGCCGGTTTAGATAAAGTCTTCTTTACTAACTCAGGATCTGAAGCAGTAGATACCGCACTCAAAATGGCTGTTGCCTATCATCGTTGTATGGGTAATGCTTCACGCTTTCGCATGATTGGTCGTGAGCGTGCCTATCACGGTGTGGGTATTGGCGGTATTTCTGTTGGCGGCATTGTTGCTAATCGCAAAGCATTCGCGAACATGATGATGAATGGCGTTGATCATCTTCCGCATACATTCAATCTTTCTCAAATGGCGTTCTCTAAAGGGCAGCCTACTTGGGGTGCGCACCTGGCTGACGAGCTAGAAAACATTGTCACCTTGCATGATGCCAATACGATTGCTGCAGTGATTTTGGAGCCAGTACAGGGCTCAACAGGAGTGCTTGTCCCGCCACAAGGGTACTTACAAAAGATTCGAGATATTTGTACAAAGCACGGCATCTTACTGATCTTTGATGAAGTGATTACAGGTTTTGGTCGCCTAGGTGCAAACTTTGGCGCAGATCGATTTGGTGTCACTCCAGACATGATCACCTTTGCTAAAGCGATTACCAATGGTGTGATTCCAATGGGGGGTGTGTTGGTGCGTGGAGATATTTACGATGCCATCATGTCGCAAGGTGGACAAGAGCAGGCTATTGAATTCTTCCACGGCTACACTTACTCTGGTCATCCAATTCCAACGGCTGCTGCCCATGCAGTCTTGGATATTTTTGAGTCTGATGATCTAGTGAATCGCGCTAAAGCCCTAGAGCCCGTCTTGGAAAATTCCTTACATGCCCTCAAAGGAAAAACAGGCTTACTGGATATTCGCAACTTTGGTCTTTCGGGCGCGGTGGACTTGGTTCCCATTGCCGGAAAACCAGGCTTGAGAGCAATGAAGACCTTGGAAGCCTGTATTCAAAGAGGTGCATTAGTCCGCATTACAAACGACACGATTGCTGTTGGCCCTCCATTTATTTCAACGCCTGCAGAGGTTGAATTTTTGGTGAGCGTATTAAGTGATGCGATTGATGATGCGATGAAGATCGCTTAA
- a CDS encoding LrgB family protein, which yields MSEKHSIVEIWVYLSGSPLFALFITLAAYQIGLTIYKATKQNPLANPVAIAIILVASIIQFVEMPYSTYFEGAQFIHFLLGSATVSLAIPIYRGLSSLKGRSLPLLASLIAGGLVSIVGAVNIAKLLGADSSITGAMYPKSVTAPIAMGIAERIGVSPTLTAIFAVTTGILGAILAPFILNALGMKAWWQRGFAIGIGAHGIGTSRAFSIHPEAGTYASLAMGMNGVISAVAIPILYHLFN from the coding sequence GTGAGCGAAAAGCACTCCATCGTCGAGATCTGGGTTTACTTATCGGGCAGCCCTTTATTTGCACTTTTTATTACCTTGGCCGCCTATCAAATTGGCCTAACTATTTATAAAGCTACAAAACAGAATCCTTTGGCCAATCCTGTAGCAATTGCGATTATCTTGGTGGCCAGCATTATTCAATTTGTTGAGATGCCGTATTCCACCTACTTTGAAGGTGCGCAGTTTATTCACTTCTTATTGGGCTCGGCAACCGTCTCGCTGGCCATACCCATCTACAGAGGCTTAAGTAGCTTGAAGGGTCGATCACTTCCCTTGCTAGCATCTTTGATTGCAGGCGGCTTGGTGTCGATTGTGGGCGCCGTCAACATCGCTAAATTATTGGGGGCTGACTCCAGCATTACCGGGGCCATGTACCCCAAATCTGTAACGGCACCAATCGCCATGGGTATTGCTGAGCGTATTGGCGTATCCCCAACTTTGACAGCCATCTTTGCTGTTACCACCGGAATACTAGGGGCGATTTTGGCGCCATTTATTCTGAATGCACTCGGAATGAAGGCTTGGTGGCAGCGTGGTTTTGCAATTGGTATCGGCGCACATGGCATTGGAACCTCACGTGCATTTAGCATTCACCCAGAAGCTGGGACTTATGCCAGTCTAGCGATGGGAATGAATGGGGTGATTAGCGCAGTAGCCATCCCCATTCTGTATCACCTATTCAACTAA
- a CDS encoding CidA/LrgA family protein, translated as MISGLVQILLFQSLGELVSKFVLPTLPGPVIGLVLLIVWLVLRKGINHELAMVADGFSQYLGLLFVPAAVGVVLFLPQLKANALAIVSALVGSVILTIATSAIVVRFLSSKPKEVNQ; from the coding sequence ATGATCTCTGGCCTTGTCCAAATTCTTCTATTTCAAAGCTTAGGTGAACTTGTTTCCAAGTTTGTCTTACCCACCCTCCCTGGCCCCGTTATTGGGCTTGTACTTCTGATTGTTTGGTTGGTACTGCGCAAGGGCATCAATCATGAGCTCGCCATGGTAGCGGATGGCTTTAGCCAGTATCTTGGTCTCTTATTTGTTCCTGCAGCGGTTGGTGTAGTGCTATTTCTACCCCAACTCAAAGCCAATGCACTAGCAATTGTGAGTGCATTGGTAGGTAGCGTCATTTTGACCATTGCCACCAGTGCAATCGTTGTTCGCTTTTTAAGCTCAAAACCTAAAGAGGTAAATCAGTGA
- a CDS encoding (2Fe-2S)-binding protein — protein MADLNVNGKKYKVDVDPETPLLWVIRDHVGLTGTKYGCGVGQCGACTVLFDGQAIRSCMIPVSAAAGKKIETIESLEKNGQLSKVQKAWVDNQVPQCGYCQSGMVMATTALLRNTPKPTDAQIDAAVTNICRCGTFQQVRDAIHAVSKA, from the coding sequence ATGGCTGACTTAAACGTCAACGGTAAAAAGTACAAGGTGGATGTTGATCCAGAAACCCCTTTGTTGTGGGTGATACGAGATCATGTCGGTTTGACGGGTACTAAATATGGTTGTGGCGTGGGTCAGTGCGGTGCTTGCACCGTACTCTTTGATGGTCAAGCAATTCGTAGCTGCATGATTCCGGTGAGTGCAGCTGCCGGTAAAAAGATTGAGACGATTGAGAGTCTAGAAAAAAATGGTCAGCTCTCCAAAGTGCAAAAAGCATGGGTTGATAACCAGGTGCCGCAATGTGGCTACTGCCAGTCCGGCATGGTGATGGCAACTACCGCCTTATTGCGCAACACCCCAAAACCTACAGATGCCCAGATTGATGCCGCAGTAACCAACATCTGCCGTTGCGGAACTTTCCAACAAGTGCGTGATGCTATTCATGCTGTGAGCAAGGCATAA